In Yersinia enterocolitica subsp. enterocolitica, one DNA window encodes the following:
- the bsmA gene encoding biofilm peroxide resistance protein BsmA has product MNLKRVMVVLLITLGLSACSAFHVTPVPPPVAQPYAQEITRAQSLNLQKVGTVSAQVFGSPMDIEAEIKRRANASGAPYYLIIMMSDSIYPGIWYANALLYK; this is encoded by the coding sequence ATGAATTTAAAACGTGTAATGGTGGTCTTACTGATCACTTTGGGACTCTCGGCTTGCAGTGCTTTTCACGTGACTCCGGTTCCACCACCTGTGGCTCAGCCCTATGCCCAGGAAATCACCCGCGCACAAAGCCTGAATTTACAGAAAGTGGGCACCGTTTCAGCTCAAGTATTTGGCAGCCCGATGGATATTGAAGCTGAAATTAAACGTAGGGCCAATGCCAGTGGTGCGCCCTACTATCTGATTATCATGATGTCTGACAGTATTTATCCAGGTATTTGGTATGCCAACGCGCTGTTGTATAAATAA
- the yjfP gene encoding esterase — protein MIEMSLENINGIEVIHAAPAGQRQQPLPTIFFYHGYTSSKEVYSYFAYAFAQAGFRTIAPDADRHGARFDGNETQRLSHFWEILKSNIDELPGLKQHYQQAGLIDGDRMGVAGASLGGMTALGAFARYPWVSVAADFMGSGYFTSLAHALFPPLDAGRELSPAQLERRLAPLADYDLSHQLEKIAERPLLVWHGEADDVVPAAESARLVQALRVSRRDNHLTYLTEAGIGHKITPTALNAGTRFFSKYL, from the coding sequence ATGATTGAGATGTCGCTGGAAAACATTAATGGGATAGAGGTCATTCATGCGGCCCCTGCGGGTCAGCGCCAGCAGCCGTTACCGACCATTTTCTTTTATCATGGCTACACCTCGTCAAAAGAAGTCTATTCCTATTTTGCCTATGCTTTCGCCCAAGCGGGTTTTCGCACTATAGCGCCGGATGCAGATAGGCATGGTGCGCGTTTTGACGGCAATGAAACTCAGCGGCTGTCTCATTTCTGGGAGATCCTCAAATCGAATATTGATGAACTACCTGGGCTTAAGCAGCATTATCAACAGGCTGGATTGATTGACGGTGATCGAATGGGTGTTGCGGGCGCATCACTGGGTGGCATGACCGCGTTAGGCGCGTTTGCTCGCTATCCGTGGGTCAGTGTCGCCGCCGATTTTATGGGGTCGGGTTATTTTACGTCGCTGGCGCATGCGTTGTTTCCCCCTTTGGATGCAGGACGGGAGCTTAGCCCGGCGCAGTTGGAACGTCGTCTGGCACCACTGGCAGATTATGATCTTTCCCATCAGTTGGAAAAAATTGCTGAGCGGCCTTTGTTGGTTTGGCATGGCGAAGCGGATGATGTGGTGCCAGCGGCGGAGAGTGCGCGCTTGGTTCAGGCGCTGCGTGTCAGCAGGCGTGATAACCACCTGACCTATCTTACAGAGGCGGGAATTGGTCATAAAATTACGCCAACAGCATTGAACGCAGGAACACGCTTTTTTAGCAAATATCTATAA
- a CDS encoding DUF1471 domain-containing protein has product MKHTVAIAAALGLVLSTSTFAATEITAQQAMQQQRVSIGALSLGHNVISPDDATAQISKLADERGATSYQIIAMHEPGDNSSMHVNAVLYR; this is encoded by the coding sequence ATGAAACATACAGTTGCCATCGCAGCCGCACTCGGCTTGGTATTATCAACCAGCACGTTTGCCGCCACAGAAATAACCGCTCAACAAGCTATGCAGCAACAGCGCGTCAGTATCGGTGCTCTGTCACTGGGTCACAATGTCATTTCTCCTGATGATGCCACTGCACAAATCAGTAAATTAGCTGATGAACGCGGTGCTACCTCTTATCAGATAATTGCTATGCATGAACCCGGCGACAACAGTTCCATGCACGTTAATGCCGTTCTCTATCGCTAA
- the rpsF gene encoding 30S ribosomal protein S6: protein MRHYEIVFMVHPDQSEQVPGMIERYSATITNAAGTIHRLEDWGRRQLAYPINKLHKAHYVLLNVEAPQEAIDELETNFRFNDAVIRSMVMRVKHAVTEASPMVKAKDERRERHDFASEANDDSEAGDSEE from the coding sequence ATGCGTCATTACGAAATCGTTTTTATGGTCCATCCTGACCAAAGCGAACAGGTTCCGGGCATGATCGAGCGCTATAGTGCAACTATCACTAATGCTGCTGGTACGATCCACCGTCTGGAAGACTGGGGCCGCCGTCAACTGGCTTATCCGATCAACAAACTGCATAAAGCTCACTACGTTCTGCTGAACGTTGAAGCGCCGCAGGAAGCGATCGATGAGCTGGAAACAAACTTCCGCTTCAACGACGCCGTTATCCGTAGCATGGTTATGCGCGTTAAGCACGCGGTAACTGAAGCATCACCAATGGTTAAAGCGAAAGACGAACGCCGTGAGCGTCACGACTTCGCGTCAGAAGCCAATGATGATTCTGAAGCTGGGGATTCTGAAGAGTAA
- the priB gene encoding primosomal replication protein N, which produces MVTTNRLVLSGTVCKTPVRKVSPSGIPHCQFVLEHRSTQQEAGFSRQTWCRMPIIVSGQKSQALTHSITVGSQLTVEGFISCHQGRNGLNKLVLHAEQIEFIDSGD; this is translated from the coding sequence GTGGTGACCACTAATCGTCTGGTACTTTCTGGCACTGTGTGCAAGACACCGGTTCGAAAAGTAAGTCCTTCTGGAATTCCGCATTGTCAATTTGTGCTTGAGCACCGATCAACACAGCAGGAAGCCGGATTTAGCCGACAAACATGGTGCAGAATGCCCATCATCGTCAGCGGGCAAAAGTCACAAGCATTAACTCACAGTATAACGGTCGGCAGTCAGTTAACCGTTGAAGGCTTCATTAGCTGCCATCAAGGCCGCAATGGGCTAAACAAATTGGTTCTGCATGCCGAGCAGATTGAATTTATAGATTCTGGAGACTAG
- the rpsR gene encoding 30S ribosomal protein S18 — protein sequence MARYFRRRKFCRFTAEGVVEIDYKDIATLKNYITESGKIVPSRITGTRAKYQRQLARCIKRARYLSLLPYTDRHQ from the coding sequence ATGGCACGTTATTTCCGTCGTCGCAAGTTCTGCCGTTTTACCGCGGAAGGCGTTGTAGAGATTGATTATAAAGATATCGCTACGCTGAAAAACTATATCACTGAAAGTGGTAAAATTGTCCCGAGCCGTATTACCGGTACTCGCGCAAAATACCAGCGTCAGCTCGCCCGTTGTATCAAGCGCGCACGCTACCTGTCTTTGTTGCCGTACACTGATCGTCATCAGTAA
- the rplI gene encoding 50S ribosomal protein L9 encodes MQVILLDKVANLGSLGDQVNVKAGYARNFLVPQGKAVPATKKNVEFFEARRAELEAKLAGVLAAAEARATKINELVSVTIASKAGDEGKLFGSIGTRDIADAVTAAGVEVAKSEVRLPNGVLRTTGDHEVHFQVHSDVFAKLNVIVVPEA; translated from the coding sequence ATGCAAGTTATTCTGCTTGATAAAGTAGCAAACCTGGGCAGCCTGGGTGACCAAGTGAACGTTAAAGCGGGCTACGCTCGTAACTTCCTGGTTCCACAGGGTAAAGCTGTTCCGGCAACTAAGAAAAACGTTGAGTTCTTTGAAGCACGCCGTGCAGAATTGGAAGCCAAATTGGCTGGCGTTCTGGCTGCTGCTGAAGCTCGCGCAACCAAAATTAACGAACTGGTCAGCGTCACCATCGCTTCTAAAGCAGGTGATGAAGGCAAACTGTTCGGCTCTATCGGTACTCGCGACATCGCTGATGCAGTTACTGCAGCTGGCGTTGAAGTAGCCAAGAGCGAAGTTCGTCTGCCGAATGGCGTTCTGCGTACCACTGGTGATCATGAAGTTCACTTCCAGGTACACAGCGACGTGTTCGCTAAACTGAACGTGATCGTGGTTCCAGAAGCGTAA
- a CDS encoding DUF3757 domain-containing protein, with the protein MMKYKLPFALLLMPFSAFATQHCPAIDTIKHNNGVYTATTAGVDEWIGTVQGEIPQDSAIKSFHEALLILNSDGGEDNIIDQGRFQKCTYNLQAEGKLIDMYFDNQTWRASISGKPHWRYQQTTFLEIYSCSGVAPELCAFDIMLPAAP; encoded by the coding sequence ATGATGAAATATAAATTACCTTTTGCGTTGCTATTAATGCCCTTTAGCGCATTTGCAACACAGCATTGCCCAGCCATTGATACTATCAAGCACAACAATGGAGTCTATACCGCAACCACTGCCGGTGTCGATGAGTGGATTGGTACCGTGCAAGGAGAAATTCCCCAGGACAGCGCGATTAAGAGTTTCCATGAAGCCCTTCTGATTCTCAATAGTGATGGTGGGGAAGATAATATTATTGATCAGGGACGGTTCCAAAAATGTACCTATAACTTGCAAGCCGAAGGTAAATTAATTGATATGTACTTTGATAACCAAACCTGGCGAGCATCTATCAGTGGAAAACCACATTGGCGGTATCAGCAGACTACTTTTCTTGAGATTTATAGCTGTTCGGGGGTGGCACCTGAACTGTGTGCATTTGATATTATGTTGCCAGCGGCACCCTAA
- a CDS encoding LysM-like peptidoglycan-binding domain-containing protein, producing the protein MGRIAPRRRKSTRVYQPLLHTWLSIRQRIMPDAKNVDDHNLMSEVSASEHISPAEDITSTENNVSPETVATAAQEKGIKKLLLKIWHLPDSFAWMEPLPHFHRRWVIIATTVLLLALLWPVSRDNTNSAFPVSAPSTDVPLQAQLQGNLDAPPPPTVAPPLTPEATPPLQGNWQSYQIQAGKTLAQLFRDNNLPVNEVFAMAQAEGNDKPLSNLKAGQEVKIMLDAQGVVAALAIETTNSTEVLFTRQSDGSYRRVR; encoded by the coding sequence ATGGGCAGAATCGCGCCCAGGAGAAGGAAAAGCACTCGGGTTTATCAGCCACTGCTGCACACCTGGCTGAGTATCAGGCAGAGAATAATGCCAGATGCTAAAAATGTTGATGATCACAATCTGATGTCTGAAGTCAGTGCGTCTGAACACATTTCTCCTGCTGAGGATATCACCTCTACTGAAAATAATGTGTCCCCTGAAACTGTCGCTACCGCCGCACAGGAAAAAGGGATTAAAAAACTACTGCTGAAAATCTGGCACTTGCCGGACAGTTTTGCATGGATGGAGCCATTACCTCACTTTCACCGTCGCTGGGTCATTATCGCAACCACAGTATTGCTGCTGGCACTGTTGTGGCCAGTTTCCCGTGATAACACCAATAGCGCATTCCCGGTGAGTGCACCGTCCACAGACGTGCCACTACAGGCCCAATTACAGGGTAATCTTGATGCTCCGCCACCTCCAACGGTGGCGCCTCCGCTTACACCTGAGGCGACTCCCCCGTTACAAGGAAATTGGCAGAGTTATCAAATTCAAGCAGGGAAAACGCTGGCACAGTTATTTCGCGATAATAATTTGCCGGTAAATGAAGTTTTTGCCATGGCGCAAGCCGAAGGTAATGATAAACCGCTCAGTAACCTTAAAGCCGGCCAGGAAGTCAAAATTATGCTGGACGCACAAGGCGTGGTCGCCGCTTTAGCTATTGAAACCACCAATAGTACCGAAGTGCTGTTTACCCGCCAAAGCGATGGCAGCTATCGTCGCGTGCGTTAA
- a CDS encoding peptidylprolyl isomerase, protein MTTPSFDSVEAQASYGIGLQIGQQLQESGLEGLLPETLLAGLRDAMEGNAPTVPVDVIHRALQEVHEKADKVRIERQQALVEEGKTFLEENAKRDDVTTTESGLQFSVLQAGDGPIPSRQDRVRVHYTGRLVDGTVFDSSVERGQPAEFPVSGVIPGWIEALSMMPVGSKWKLYIPHNLAYGERGAGATIPPFSALMFEVELLEIL, encoded by the coding sequence ATGACAACCCCTTCTTTTGATAGCGTTGAAGCGCAAGCAAGCTACGGAATTGGTTTACAAATCGGGCAACAATTGCAAGAGTCCGGGCTGGAAGGTTTACTGCCAGAAACACTGTTGGCAGGTTTGCGTGACGCGATGGAAGGGAATGCACCGACCGTTCCTGTTGATGTTATACATCGCGCGCTACAGGAAGTGCATGAAAAAGCTGATAAAGTGCGTATTGAGCGCCAACAGGCTTTGGTAGAGGAAGGGAAAACATTCCTGGAAGAGAATGCCAAGCGTGATGACGTCACCACCACTGAATCTGGCTTACAATTCTCTGTATTACAGGCGGGTGATGGCCCAATCCCATCCCGTCAAGACCGTGTACGGGTGCACTATACTGGCCGTCTGGTGGATGGCACTGTATTTGATAGCTCAGTTGAACGTGGCCAACCTGCAGAATTCCCAGTTAGCGGTGTTATTCCGGGCTGGATTGAAGCTCTGTCCATGATGCCAGTTGGCTCTAAGTGGAAGTTGTACATCCCGCACAATCTGGCTTATGGCGAGCGTGGTGCTGGTGCGACGATCCCACCATTCAGCGCATTAATGTTTGAAGTGGAACTGTTGGAAATTTTATAA
- a CDS encoding bifunctional 2',3'-cyclic-nucleotide 2'-phosphodiesterase/3'-nucleotidase: MEKAMFKRPLTLSLLASLIALTTSTAQAATVDLRVLETTDLHSNMMDFDYYKDKPTEKFGLVRTASLIEAARQQATNSVLVDNGDLIQGSPLGDYMAAKGLKAGEIHPVYKAMNTLDYAVGNIGNHEFNYGLDYLKKSLAGAKFPYVNANVIDVKTGKPLFQPYLIVDTPVKDRDGKNHNLRIGYIGFVPPQVMIWDKANLTGKVTVDDITETAKKWVPEMRKQGANLVVAIPHSGLSSDPYKTMAENSVYYLSQVPGIDAIMFGHAHAVFPSKDFATIKGADIAQGTLNGIPAVMPGQWGDHLGVVDFVLNNDQGQWQVTQAKAEARPIFDKATQKSLAAENANLMKVLAADHQGTRDFVSQPIGTASDNMYSYLSLIQDDPTVQIVNNAQRAYTEHFIQGDPDLADLPVLSAAAPFKAGGRKNDPASFVEVEKGELTFRNAADLYLYPNTLVVVKASGADVKQWLECSAAQFNQIDVNSSKPQSLINWDSFRTYNFDVIDGVNYEIDVSQPARYDGECALINDKAERIKNLTFNGKPIDPQATFLIATNNYRAYSGKFAGTGDSHIAFASPDENRAVLSAYISAETKKHGQVTPQADNNWRLATLNSQQPLDIRFETSPSTKAAEFIKQKAQYPMKAMGTDEIGFAVYKIDLQK, translated from the coding sequence ATGGAGAAAGCCATGTTTAAGCGTCCGCTGACGTTATCCCTTCTTGCCAGCCTGATTGCTCTCACAACCTCAACCGCGCAGGCCGCAACTGTTGATTTGCGAGTACTGGAAACCACCGACCTGCACAGCAATATGATGGATTTCGATTATTACAAAGACAAACCTACGGAGAAATTCGGTCTGGTTCGTACGGCAAGTCTGATTGAAGCGGCTCGCCAACAAGCCACTAACAGTGTGCTGGTAGATAATGGCGACCTGATTCAGGGCAGCCCACTGGGCGATTATATGGCCGCCAAAGGGCTAAAGGCCGGTGAAATTCACCCTGTTTATAAGGCAATGAACACACTGGATTATGCCGTGGGCAACATCGGCAATCATGAATTTAATTATGGTCTGGATTATCTAAAAAAATCACTGGCGGGGGCTAAATTCCCCTATGTGAATGCCAATGTCATTGATGTCAAAACCGGTAAGCCACTGTTTCAGCCTTATTTAATTGTTGATACCCCAGTAAAGGATCGCGACGGTAAAAACCATAACCTGCGTATTGGCTACATTGGTTTTGTGCCTCCGCAAGTCATGATATGGGATAAAGCCAACCTTACCGGCAAAGTTACCGTCGATGACATCACCGAAACTGCTAAAAAATGGGTACCGGAAATGCGTAAGCAAGGTGCCAACTTAGTGGTCGCCATCCCCCACTCCGGCCTCTCCAGTGACCCTTACAAAACTATGGCGGAAAACTCGGTTTACTACCTCAGCCAGGTGCCAGGAATTGATGCCATTATGTTTGGCCATGCCCACGCCGTTTTCCCGAGTAAAGACTTTGCCACTATCAAAGGGGCAGATATCGCTCAGGGAACATTAAACGGTATTCCAGCTGTGATGCCAGGCCAGTGGGGTGACCACCTTGGAGTGGTTGATTTTGTGTTGAATAATGACCAAGGTCAATGGCAGGTAACTCAAGCCAAGGCCGAAGCCCGCCCTATCTTTGATAAAGCGACACAAAAATCGCTGGCCGCCGAAAATGCAAACTTGATGAAAGTGTTAGCCGCCGATCACCAAGGCACCCGTGATTTTGTCAGCCAGCCGATCGGCACAGCATCGGATAATATGTATAGCTATCTGTCGCTGATCCAAGACGATCCGACAGTACAAATTGTCAATAATGCCCAGCGCGCCTATACCGAGCACTTTATTCAGGGCGATCCTGACTTGGCCGATTTACCGGTACTTTCCGCCGCTGCGCCATTTAAAGCCGGCGGCCGCAAAAATGACCCTGCTAGTTTTGTCGAAGTGGAAAAAGGCGAACTGACTTTCCGCAACGCCGCCGACCTCTATCTTTACCCGAACACATTGGTGGTAGTGAAAGCCAGTGGCGCGGATGTTAAGCAGTGGCTGGAGTGCTCCGCCGCACAATTTAATCAAATTGATGTGAATAGCAGTAAACCGCAATCACTGATTAACTGGGATAGTTTCCGTACTTATAATTTCGATGTTATCGATGGGGTTAACTATGAAATTGATGTCAGCCAGCCTGCTCGCTATGACGGCGAATGCGCGCTGATTAATGACAAAGCTGAGCGCATCAAAAACCTGACGTTTAATGGTAAACCTATTGATCCGCAAGCCACATTCCTGATTGCCACCAATAACTACCGCGCCTATAGCGGTAAATTTGCTGGCACCGGTGATAGTCATATTGCGTTCGCCTCTCCAGATGAAAACCGAGCGGTTCTGTCAGCTTATATCAGTGCAGAAACTAAAAAGCATGGGCAGGTGACCCCACAAGCGGATAACAACTGGCGTCTGGCGACGCTGAATAGTCAGCAGCCGCTGGATATTCGTTTTGAAACCTCACCAAGTACCAAAGCCGCTGAATTTATTAAGCAAAAAGCGCAATACCCAATGAAAGCAATGGGTACTGACGAGATCGGTTTCGCCGTATACAAAATAGATTTACAGAAGTAA
- the cysQ gene encoding 3'(2'),5'-bisphosphate nucleotidase CysQ, which translates to MLEQICQLAREAGVAIMAVYQGEKPLDVAHKKDDSPVTAADLAAHQIIKAGLAALTPDIPLLSEEDPPTWAVRQHWQRYWLVDPLDGTKEFLSRNGEFTVNIALIDQGVPVLGVVYAPASEVMYSAENGQAWKEECGRRMQIEVRDAIPPLVVVSRSHSDAELEDYLAQLGEHQTVAVGSSLKFCLVAEGKAQLYPRFGPTNVWDTAAGHAVAIAAGAQVHDWQGKPLSYIPRESFLNPGFRVSLF; encoded by the coding sequence ATGTTAGAGCAAATTTGCCAGTTGGCCCGCGAGGCAGGCGTGGCGATTATGGCGGTCTATCAGGGGGAGAAGCCCCTTGATGTGGCCCATAAAAAAGATGATTCGCCCGTTACGGCGGCGGATCTTGCCGCCCATCAAATTATCAAAGCCGGGTTGGCGGCATTGACCCCTGACATTCCTCTGTTATCTGAAGAGGATCCACCGACTTGGGCAGTGCGCCAGCACTGGCAGCGCTATTGGTTGGTTGACCCACTGGATGGCACCAAAGAATTTTTGAGTCGCAATGGCGAATTCACCGTCAATATCGCTCTGATTGACCAAGGGGTACCAGTGCTGGGGGTAGTTTATGCTCCGGCGAGCGAAGTGATGTATAGCGCGGAAAACGGCCAGGCATGGAAAGAAGAGTGTGGTCGGCGTATGCAGATTGAGGTGCGTGATGCCATTCCGCCGCTGGTGGTTGTCAGCCGCTCTCACAGTGATGCTGAGTTGGAAGATTATTTGGCGCAATTGGGCGAACATCAGACGGTAGCGGTTGGTTCATCACTCAAGTTTTGTTTGGTCGCTGAAGGAAAAGCGCAACTATATCCTCGCTTTGGGCCGACCAATGTGTGGGACACCGCCGCTGGGCATGCAGTCGCCATAGCTGCCGGGGCACAAGTTCACGATTGGCAGGGTAAACCACTTTCTTATATCCCACGTGAATCTTTCCTGAACCCCGGCTTTAGAGTGTCTTTGTTCTAG
- a CDS encoding YtfJ family protein produces the protein MIKNSLLILSLLLTPFMASALTIQLDQRVPPVGVSDKGELNYDKATDQFSYKNWNSSQLPGKVRVVQHIAGRTSAKELNAPLVEAIKHANLPHEHYQTTTIVNTDDAIIGTAMFVRNSIESNKREFPWSQFVVDSNGSVKKAWGLAEKGSAIVVLDQQGNVKFVKDGALTAEEVQQVIDQLHQLVKQ, from the coding sequence ATGATAAAAAATAGCCTGCTTATACTGTCGCTGCTGTTAACCCCCTTTATGGCTAGCGCGCTCACCATCCAACTTGACCAGCGGGTTCCGCCAGTAGGTGTCAGCGATAAAGGCGAATTAAACTACGATAAGGCTACTGATCAGTTTAGCTATAAAAACTGGAATAGCTCGCAATTGCCCGGCAAAGTGCGAGTTGTCCAGCATATTGCTGGCCGCACATCAGCAAAAGAACTGAATGCGCCGTTGGTGGAAGCTATTAAACACGCCAATTTGCCACACGAACATTACCAAACGACGACAATCGTTAATACCGATGACGCCATCATCGGTACCGCGATGTTTGTGCGTAATAGCATTGAAAGCAATAAGCGGGAATTTCCCTGGTCGCAGTTTGTGGTCGACAGCAATGGGAGTGTCAAAAAGGCCTGGGGTTTAGCGGAGAAAGGGTCGGCTATCGTGGTACTGGACCAACAAGGAAACGTTAAGTTTGTCAAAGACGGTGCGCTGACCGCAGAAGAAGTGCAGCAGGTCATCGACCAACTGCACCAGCTTGTGAAACAGTAA
- a CDS encoding DUF1107 domain-containing protein: MRIFQRYNPAKIAMYVKTLFRGRLYIKDMGAFEFDKGKILIPKVRDKRHFEVMSEVNRQVMRLQTDTLLS; the protein is encoded by the coding sequence ATGAGGATCTTCCAACGTTACAATCCGGCAAAAATCGCGATGTATGTCAAAACGCTATTTCGCGGTCGGTTGTATATCAAGGATATGGGGGCTTTTGAGTTTGATAAGGGCAAAATTTTAATCCCGAAAGTTAGGGATAAACGCCATTTTGAGGTGATGTCGGAAGTTAACCGGCAAGTGATGCGTTTGCAAACAGATACCCTTCTTTCTTGA
- a CDS encoding hemolysin family protein has translation MLNSILLILFLIAVSAFFSLSEISLAASRKIKLKLLADEGDINALRVLKLQETPGIFFTVVQIGLNAVAILGGIVGDAAFSPSFKVVFERFMSPELADQVSFICSFVLVTSLFILFADLTPKRIGMISPEAVAVRIVNPMRFCIMICRPLVWFFNGMANLIFRLFKLPMVRNDDITSDDIYAVVEAGALAGVLRKQEHELIENVFELESRTVPSSMTSRESVIYFDLRESEDSIKEKISTHPHSKFLVCDGHIDQVVGYVDSKDLLNRVLGNQSLVLSSGVQIRSALIVPDTLTLSEALESFKTAGEDFAVILNEYALVVGIITLNDVMTTLMGDLVGQGQEEQIVARDESSWLIEGGTPIEDVMRVLHIDEFPQSGNYETIGGFMMYMLRKIPKRTDFVKYAGYKFEVVDIDSYKIDQLLVTKLSDQPAPILPKAPHESSDA, from the coding sequence ATGTTAAACAGTATTTTACTGATTCTATTTTTAATCGCAGTGAGTGCCTTCTTCTCGTTATCAGAGATTTCACTCGCAGCATCGCGAAAAATTAAATTAAAACTTCTGGCAGATGAAGGCGATATCAACGCCTTACGAGTACTTAAATTACAAGAAACTCCGGGGATTTTCTTCACCGTGGTTCAGATTGGGCTGAATGCCGTCGCCATCCTCGGTGGTATTGTCGGTGATGCGGCATTCTCGCCCTCTTTCAAGGTGGTATTTGAACGTTTTATGTCGCCTGAGCTTGCCGATCAAGTCAGTTTCATTTGCTCATTTGTCCTGGTAACCAGCTTATTTATTCTGTTTGCAGATTTAACCCCGAAGCGCATCGGTATGATTTCACCTGAAGCAGTTGCTGTGCGGATCGTCAACCCGATGCGCTTCTGCATAATGATTTGTCGCCCATTAGTTTGGTTCTTCAATGGGATGGCGAACCTGATCTTCCGCCTATTCAAGCTACCAATGGTTCGCAATGATGACATTACCTCGGATGATATCTACGCGGTTGTGGAAGCGGGTGCATTGGCAGGGGTGCTACGCAAGCAAGAACACGAGCTGATTGAAAACGTTTTTGAACTGGAATCCCGCACCGTCCCTTCTTCCATGACTTCACGCGAAAGTGTGATTTATTTTGATCTACGGGAAAGCGAAGACAGCATCAAAGAGAAGATTTCGACCCACCCGCATTCAAAATTCCTGGTCTGCGATGGTCATATCGATCAAGTGGTGGGGTATGTTGACTCCAAAGATTTGCTCAACCGAGTGTTGGGCAACCAGAGCCTGGTGCTGAGCAGTGGGGTGCAAATTCGCTCGGCCTTGATTGTGCCAGATACCCTGACACTTTCTGAAGCGCTGGAAAGCTTTAAAACTGCCGGTGAAGACTTTGCGGTTATCCTCAACGAATATGCTTTGGTCGTTGGGATAATTACGTTGAATGACGTAATGACTACCTTGATGGGCGATTTGGTCGGCCAAGGGCAGGAAGAACAGATTGTCGCCCGTGATGAAAGCTCATGGCTGATTGAGGGCGGTACGCCAATTGAAGACGTCATGCGCGTGCTGCATATCGACGAATTCCCACAATCGGGCAATTATGAAACTATCGGCGGCTTTATGATGTATATGTTACGCAAAATTCCAAAGCGTACTGATTTCGTCAAATATGCCGGTTATAAGTTTGAAGTAGTGGACATCGATAGCTATAAAATCGATCAGTTACTGGTGACCAAACTCAGTGATCAGCCAGCGCCAATATTGCCAAAAGCACCGCATGAAAGCAGTGACGCATAA
- the msrA gene encoding peptide-methionine (S)-S-oxide reductase MsrA, whose product MQNFDKTAVIDAANALPGRLTPMPVATLHVVNGHSMTHVPEGMEVAIFAMGCFWGVERLFWQQPGVYSTAAGYSGGYTPNPTYHEVCSGRTAHAEVVRVVFDPAIISYKQLLQIFWENHDPAQGMRQGGDVGTQYRSAIYVLTPEQETQAQESQALFQQAMTKAGDSRAITSEIAAALPFYYAEDDHQQYLYKNPQGYCGLGGIGVCMPPNL is encoded by the coding sequence GTGCAAAATTTTGATAAAACTGCCGTCATTGATGCGGCTAATGCTTTGCCGGGCCGACTGACACCGATGCCGGTCGCAACTCTCCATGTGGTGAATGGACACTCCATGACACATGTCCCCGAGGGTATGGAAGTTGCTATCTTCGCCATGGGCTGCTTCTGGGGTGTTGAGCGCCTGTTTTGGCAACAACCGGGCGTATATAGCACCGCCGCGGGTTACAGTGGTGGATACACACCAAATCCAACCTACCATGAAGTGTGTAGTGGCCGCACCGCGCACGCAGAAGTGGTTCGAGTTGTGTTTGATCCTGCCATCATTAGTTATAAGCAACTATTGCAGATTTTCTGGGAAAACCACGATCCCGCTCAGGGAATGCGTCAAGGTGGAGATGTCGGAACGCAATATCGTTCAGCTATTTACGTGTTGACCCCCGAGCAGGAAACGCAAGCGCAAGAGAGTCAGGCTCTGTTCCAACAAGCCATGACAAAAGCAGGTGACAGCCGAGCTATCACTAGTGAGATTGCCGCTGCCCTGCCGTTTTACTACGCCGAAGATGACCACCAGCAATATCTATACAAAAATCCACAGGGATATTGCGGCCTGGGCGGTATCGGCGTTTGTATGCCTCCTAATTTGTAA